A window of the Pristiophorus japonicus isolate sPriJap1 chromosome 13, sPriJap1.hap1, whole genome shotgun sequence genome harbors these coding sequences:
- the ankrd11 gene encoding ankyrin repeat domain-containing protein 11 isoform X3, with amino-acid sequence MPKSGCSKTPQSEDCPLNIDMVEKQSGKKDKEKISCNKTPKLDRSDGGKEVKEKASKRKLPFTIGVNSSDQKDSDTEKQGPERKRVKKEVGARKSGLFGAGIRVGCPLSERQQVALLMQMTAEESANSPDRTPKHPSQSILGQKRTPSSASKTKDKVNKRNERGETRLHRAAIRGDARRIKELISEGADVNVKDFAGWTALHEACNRGYYDVAKQLLAAGAEVNTKGLDDDTPLHDAANNGHRKVVKLLLRYGGNPHQSNRTGETPLKVANSPTMVNLLLGKGSCSSSDESSTETSEDEDAPSVAPSSSIDGNNTDSEFEKGLRHKIKRQELSQTATPVKDEYEFDEDDEEDRVPPVDDKHLLKKDYRKDLKMNSCISIPKLETKTYSKNSLLTPKKTPRRILSDTNSSDEEDRLIRFSPPLTRPPVHSSLHNASSKQRESPVKKQQKEKTKAKKKWKKEVKNKEVQLGKDEDQFNSSATESDDSESEEEDKGSIQSGISMKDSYMSLKESTMFSSLSASCSSSQGSYVSSKHVPSLVEQHSKPWRADSWKSNMSPVWSDVSSLSESVRTRITSESDYSSEGSSLESVKQMKEKKDHKKKNLIDGDVTEKKMAEDIFKILNADGIVRKLDKQGKVVKKHKVKHKHKMKDKEKGRLQSILTGHDRFSKSEYLDIEASKQKADKSLSAENENLSIDKVKIVKHDKEQLKKEDKEKLLKVKPEEKDWLLKDDSGKACKEEKLKKFKDSSKDNYKSVKEEKDKMFKVDKEKPFKEKEKSSKEEKLKIHKDDKKKKAKDKCSKGEKHSKPDKDKTPKDDKEKLKKEKARKEESDYEDLKIRSQFIDSDDRFSVSDHEDKWFSDLSSDSSFYDLKGEDNWSIPIKDFKEHKDGTAGKLVVETMKEECKEKKKESKLKERRELNEKRHEKDYLRKKDREYVEKSAEKKKDQSDKHKSGQGCLLEKDKKRKDSNESIKDRKDKDAIESIKERKDTISEFNKERKDLKGKPEDVSKSDLKEYGSECFFKEKLEGDFSGRTLEARERHYSGKEKDKKDGTEKKDKIKIEKHKDKSKEKASLEIEKEKIEKSMNDKFLKDKDTDKEKLYRELGSFKDKREQKEKNKDLYSRDKDRKMSELSKEKREKNVMEKDKDFTERKEKEKSDKQKVTDLELGKEKSWHSIANDIFTDESGDDLDYCDRELGSNEMCRSDSLPEKEEMKAEKELFPTEKHRKYSADKQHSAEKQKDKEFKEKKKDKILTDCGKDKREKSLSEKHKEKKDKELVDKFKERKDRVSTDSNLEKKVKPKLPEKRHSNDDKLKGKPKEKTDKEFLLKERRLSKGNITEEERKCPEKQQDTTFNEFKEDSNDKISEISSDSFTDRAHDSTMCSLNDVLTIGQDIAKEKLKDSLSILYSQEKIKEKERNRHSSSSSSSKKNHEKDKMKKEKRDKSEEFKEAAGKREGPTFEREPLMSDGDFISHLIKAEKDDELDKSGDATLSEKKEKSEPEKEFSKKVEKEKVSSAFISIKERDKDKKKKDKHKDKSKDDKEKHKEKHGELTMVFKHSKEEQKSGLKDSLPIVRESGGNKEKTKDDCFKNNEIKQKEKIKDGAEKDKSESLKLRMNENDKLNQSKEVSRKDNRPKEKLLGDGDLMMTSFERMLSQKDVEIEERHKRHKERMKLKEKMRHRSGDPKFREKIRSTEEIRRKNFDMLTKKPGSLDSQQRDKKFRDQGPGHIMSPDIKTQPVTGPDVKDWLSTPGLKENLPASPRSDQDRPTGVPKLTPMISCPSYEDLLPTPHTPNCVNEDFTDLFEGIESQNSVSMSAISMNACSPTFFDRYINVPTSIQENPNQTPISTVPSLYRSMSMDTRRPPEEEFNINSEKFYRQQSVPTSADYEASIPQPMEEKSIVQSEKFSSLSPSYISPEYGTSPPQLEQSRSGVAKSFTENLTPSPESVLNHLQAKPLPSYKCDQLEPSLDSLVTDFGLPLDSSEQQPSIPLISPNSALSASLLPSSGDPFTPNDSAQNKLSYTSSLHRPCEQLSLSPMDNSLDHSVNWSMCSELQLKSPQRSLSEPSRPLCPSETMHTTTVPFVSSVSSPFPESPVQCPMSIPDSGQDGDGGDVTGVDQSEESAALDGAIPFMSPIRTNSPFESCKPLPDQSAINVPPETQNMAVESQQEPMKISEKCDELQQNITSEVQEQPLPWNDPFPNSIDELDLGPFSLPMLPLQDKDDPDIEMTEPESEEIAKINYTNDSVAMSTHTEGIDHPDVSSGEEHEAISVSLKPEPTLAEDKIEESVSNVTVEKTSVSTEEIEENDAQQLSVQHSESSTEFEDKAVEVAPNSLADDTILTVPEATEATVKPITEAAKATKVEEIPQRITRNRAQMLANQSKQNNTAILEKDTAPAQLGKAKGRIVEEDDTQAQHPRKRKIPRANHQPIILNPSAQQTREMIQQTLAAIVDAIKLDTIEPYHSDRSNPYFEYLQIRKKIEEKRKILCCIIPQAPQCYAEYVTYTGSYLLDGKPLSKLHIPVIAPPPSLCEPLKELFRQQEAVRGKLRLQHSIERIPKYCHLGQALVEEQEDSDGEDTVTQFNSRRHQLRY; translated from the exons GTAGTGAAGCTGCTGTTGAGATATGGAGGGAATCCCCATCAGAGTAACAGAACAGGAGAGACGCCACTTAAAGTTGCCAATTCCCCCACCATGGTGAACCTGTTACTGGGGAAGGGTTCCTGCAGCTCCAGCGATGAGAGCTCGACAG AAACTTCAGAAGATGAAGATGCTCCCTCAGTTGCTCCCTCCAGTTCAATTGATGGTAATAACACAGACTCTGAATTTGAGAAGGGCCTAAGGCACAAAATCAAGCGACAAGAGTTATCTCAAACAGCAACACCAGTCAAGGATGAGTATGAatttgatgaggatgatgaggaagatAGAGTACCACCCGTTGACGACAAACATTTGCTGAAAAAAGATTATAGAAAGGACTTAAAAATGAACAGTTGCATTTCTATTCCTAAATTAGAGACAAAAACGTATTCTAAAAATTCTCTTCTAACACCAAAGAAAACTCCACGACGTATTTTATCTGACACAAACAGCTCAGATGAAGAAGATAGATTAATACGCTTCTCTCCTCCTCTTACCAGGCCTCCGGTGCACTCCAGTCTGCACAATGCAAGTTCTAAACAAAGAGAGTCACCagtaaaaaaacagcaaaaggaaaAAACAAAAGcgaaaaaaaaatggaaaaaagagGTGAAAAACAAGGAAGTCCAATTGGGTAAGGATGAAGACCAATTCAATTCATCTGCAACAGAAAGTGATGACTCAGAAAGTGAGGAGGAGGATAAGGGTTCCATACAGAGTGGAATTAGCATGAAGGACTCTTATATGAGCCTGAAAGAATCAACAATGTTCTCTTCACTGTCTGCGTCCTGTTCTTCCTCTCAAGGGAGCTATGTGTCATCAAAGCATGTTCCCAGTCTTGTGGAACAACATTCTAAACCCTGGCGAGCTGATAGTTGGAAATCAAACATGTCACCAGTCTGGTCTGATGTGAGTTCTTTGTCAGAGTCTGTGAGAACGCGAATCACAAGTGAATCTGATTATTCTTCGGAAGGTTCAAGTTTAGAGTCTGTTAAACAAATGAAAGAGAAGAAGGACCATAAAAAGAAAAACCTCATCGATGGAGATGTTACGGAGAAGAAAATGGCAGAAGATATCTTTAAGATTTTGAACGCTGATGGAATAGTTCGGAAACTTGATAAGCAGGGCAAAGTTGTTAAAAAGCATAAAGTGAAGCACAAGCACAAAATGAAAGACAAGGAAAAAGGGAGATTACAGAGTATTCTGACAGGCCACGATAGATTTTCAAAAAGTGAGTATTTAGATATAGAGGCGTCTAAGCAAAAAGCAGACAAATCTTTAAGTGCAGAAAATGAAAACCTTTCGATTGATAAAGTAAAAATAGTTAAACATGACAAAGAACAATTAAAGAAGGAAGACAAAGAAAAGCTTTTAAAAGTCAAACCTGAAGAAAAAGACTGGTTACTCAAAGATGATTCAGGGAAAGCCTGCAAAGAAGAAAAGTTAAAGAAATTCAAAGACTCCTCAAAAGATAACTACAAATCTGTAAAAGAGGAGAAAGACAAAATGTTCAAAGTAGATAAAGAAAAACCCTTTAAAGAGAAAGAAAAATCTTCTAAAGAAGAAAAGCTTAAAATCCACAAAGATGATAAAAAGAAAAAAGCAAAAGACAAATGTTCAAAAGGCGAAAAACATTCAAAACCAGATAAAGATAAGACTCCAAAAGATGACaaggaaaaactgaaaaaagaaaagGCTCGTAAAGAGGAGTCAGATTATGAGGATCTGAAAATTAGGAGTCAATTTATAGACAGTGACGATAGGTTCAGTGTGTCTGATCATGAAGATAAATGGTTTTCAGATTTGTCCTCTGATTCTTCTTTCTATGATTTAAAAGGGGAAGATAATTGGAGTATTCCAATTAAAGACTTTAAGGAACACAAAGATGGCACAGCAGGGAAACTGGTTGTTGAAACTATGAAAGAAGAATGTAAGGAAAAGAAAAAGGAATCGAAGTTAAAAGAAAGGCGAGAACTAAATGAAAAGCGTCATGAGAAAGACTACTTGAGAAAGAAAGATCGAGAGTATGTAGAAAAAAGTGCAGAGAAGAAAAAGGACCAATCTGATAAACATAAGTCGGGTCAGGGCTGTCTTCTGGAAAAGGATAAAAAAAGAAAAGACTCTAATGAAAGTATTAAAGACCGAAAAGATAAAGATGCCATTGAAAGCATTAAAGAACGCAAAGACACTATTTCTGAATTCAACAAGGAAAGAAAAGACCTTAAGGGAAAACCAGAAGATGTCTCCAAAAGTGATTTAAAAGAGTATGGAAGTGAATGTTTCTTTAAAGAGAAGCTTGAAGGTGATTTCAGTGGAAGAACATTGGAAGCAAGGGAGAGACATTATTCGGGGAAAGAGAAGGACAAAAAAGATGGAACTGAAAAGAAGGacaaaataaaaattgaaaaacacaAAGACAAGTCGAAGGAGAAAGCTTCTTTGgaaattgaaaaggaaaaaatagAGAAAAGCATGAATGATAAATTCTTAAAAGACAAAGATACTGATAAAGAAAAACTATACAGAGAGTTGGGTAGTTTCAAAGACAAAAGGGAACAAAAGGAAAAGAACAAAGATCTTTACAGCCGAGACAAGGACAGAAAAATGTCAGAACTAAgtaaagaaaagagagagaagaatGTAATGGAAAAAGATAAAGACTTTACagaaagaaaagagaaagaaaaatcaGATAAACAAAAAGTAACTGATCTGGAACTAGGAAAGGAAAAGAGCTGGCATAGCATAGCAAATGACATCTTCACAGATGAAAGTGGGGATGATCTAGATTATTGTGACAGAGAACTTGGGAGTAATGAGATGTGCAGAagtgactcactgcctgaaaaagaAGAGATGAAGGCAGAGAAGGAACTGTTTCCAACTGAAAAACACCGAAAATACTCCGCTGATAAACAACATTCAGCGGAGAAGCAGAAAGATAAAGAATTCAAAGAGAAGAAAAAGGATAAAATATTAACAGACTGTGGGAAAGACAAGAGAGAAAAAAGTTTGTCTGAAAaacataaagaaaagaaagataaagaGCTAGTTGATAAATTTAAGGAAAGAAAGGACAGAGTGTCAACAGATTCAAACCTAGAAAAGAAAGTCAAGCCAAAGCTTCCAGAAAAGCGACACTCCAATGATGATAAGTTGAAAGGAAAGCCCAAGGAAAAAACTGATAAAGAATTTTTATTAAAAGAAAgaaggctttcaaaaggaaatattACGGAAGAGGAAAGGAAATGCCCAGAAAAACAGCAAGATACAACTTTCAATGAATTTAAAGAGGATTCCAATGACAAGATAAGTGAAATTTCATCTGACAGCTTTACAGACCGAGCACATGATTCCACAATGTGTAGTTTAAATGATGTTTTGACTATTGGTCAAGATATTGCAAAGGAAAAGTTAAAGGATTCTCTTTCCATTTTGTATTCACAAGAAAAAAtcaaagaaaaagagagaaataggcattcgtcgtcatcatcatcgtcaaaaAAAAATCATGAAAAAGATAAGATGAAGAAAGAAAAACGGGATAAGTCTGAGGAATTCAAAGAAGCTGCTGGTAAAAGAGAAGGTCCAACATTTGAACGAGAGCCCTTGATGTCTGATGGTGATTTTATAAGTCATCTTATAAAAGCTGAGAAAGATGATGAACTGGACAAAAGTGGGGATGCTACATTAAGTGAGAAGAAAGAGAAGAGTGAGCCTGAAAAGGAATTTTCTAAAAAAGTAGAAAAAGAAAAAGTTTCTAGTGCTTTCATCAGTATCAAGGAGAGGgataaagacaaaaaaaagaaagacAAACATAAGGACAAATCAAAAGATGACAAAGAAAAGCACAAGGAAAAACATGGAGAATTGACCATGGTCTTCAAACATTCAAAAGAAGAACAAAAGTCTGGACTTAAAGACTCTCTTCCAATAGTTAGAGAATCAGGTGGAAACAAAGAAAAAACAAAAGATGACTGTTTCAAAAATAATGAAATTAAACAAAAGGAAAAAATCAAAGATGGTGCAGAAAAGGACAAAAGTGAATCTCTTAAGTTAAGAATGAATGAAAACGATAAACTAAACCAGTCAAAAGAAGTATCCCGTAAGGACAACAGGCCTAAGGAAAAGCTTTTAGGCGATGGAGACCTGATGATGACCAGCTTTGAGCGTATGCTAAGCCAGAAAGATGTAGAAATTGAAGAACGTCACAAAAGGCATAAAGAAAGAATGAAACTGAAGGAGAAGATGAGACACAGGTCAGGAGATCCCAAGTTTAGGGAAAAAATCAGAAGTACAGAAGAAATACGTAGGAAGAATTTTGATATGCTAACCAAAAAACCAGGTTCACTTGACTCTCAACAAAGGGACAAAAAATTTAGAGATCAAGGACCAGGTCACATTATGTCACCGGATATAAAGACTCAGCCAGTTACCGGTCCCGATGTGAAAGACTGGCTTTCCACTCCTGGACTGAAAGAGAATTTGCCTGCTTCACCAAGATCTGACCAAGATAGACCCACAGGTGTTCCAAAACTGACTCCAATGATTTCTTGTCCAAGTTATGAAGACTTACTGCCTACGCCCCATACTCCTAACTGTGTGAATGAAGATTTTACTGATCTGTTTGAAGGAATAGAGTCCCAAAATTCAGTGTCTATGTCAGCAATATCCATGAATGCCTGCTCCCCTACCTTTTTTGATAGATATATAAATGTCCCCACTAGCATTCAAGAGAATCCAAATCAGACACCAATTAGCACCGTCCCTAGCCTCTATCGATCAATGTCGATGGATACCAGGAGGCCACCAGAAGAAGAATTTAACATTAATTCTGAGAAATTCTACAGGCAACAGAGTGTGCCAACTTCAGCAGACTATGAAGCTTCTATTCCTCAGCCAATGGAGGAAAAATCAATTGTTCAGTCTGAGAAGTTCTCTAGCTTGTCCCCATCATATATTTCACCTGAGTATGGGACTTCACCACCACAATTGGAACAGTCCCGTTCTGGAGTGGCCAAGTCATTTACTGAAAATCTTACCCCTTCACCTGAAAGTGTACTTAATCATTTGCAGGCAAAACCTTTGCCATCATATAAATGTGATCAACTGGAGCCATCTCTAGATAGCTTAGTTACCGATTTTGGTTTGCCATTAGATTCTTCAGAACAGCAACCAAGTATTCCCTTGATTTCTCCTAATTCAGCTTTAAGTGCCAGTCTCCTGCCTTCATCTGgagacccatttactcctaatgatTCAGCCCAGAATAAACTAAGCTATACATCATCTTTGCACAGACCATGTGAACAGCTCAGTCTGAGCCCAATGGATAATTCATTGGATCATTCAGTGAATTGGTCAATGTGTTCTGAGTTGCAGCTGAAGTCACCTCAAAGATCTCTCAGTGAACCTTCCAGGCCCCTTTGTCCTTCAGAGACCATGCATACCACAACCGTGCCATTTGTTTCATCTGTTTCATCTCCTTTCCCTGAATCCCCTGTCCAGTGCCCAATGTCGATCCCTGACTCGGGTCAAGATGGAGACGGAGGTGATGTGACAGGAGTGGACCAAAGTGAAGAGTCAGCAGCTTTAGATGGTGCTATCCCATTTATGTCTCCTATTAGAACAAATTCGCCATTTGAATCTTGCAAACCACTTCCTGATCAATCTGCTATTAATGTACCTCCAGAAACACAAAACATGGCAGTGGAAAGCCAGCAGGAACCAATGAAAATTTCAGAAAAATGTGATGAGCTACAGCAGAATATTACTTCTGAAGTCCAGGAACAACCCTTACCATGGAATGATCCTTTTCCAAATTCCATAGATGAACTTGATCTGGGACCATTTTCACTTCCAATGCTGCCATTACAAGACAAAGACGACCCAGACATTGAAATGACAGAGCCCGAATCTGAAGAAATCGCTAAAATAAATTACACTAATGATTCTGTAGCTATGAGTACTCATACTGAAGGTATAGATCATCCTGATGTATCATCAGGGGAAGAACATGAAGCTATTAGTGTGAGTCTAAAGCCAGAGCCTACATTAGCAGAGGATAAAATTGAGGAAAGTGTTAGTAACGTAACTGTAGAAAAGACCTCAGTAAGTACTGAAGAGATTGAAGAAAATGATGCTCAGCAGCTTTCAGTGCAACATTCTGAATCGAGTACAGAATTTGAAGATAAAGCTGTGGAAGTTGCTCCTAATTCTTTGGCAGATGATACCATTCTCACAGTACCTGAAGCTACAGAGGCAACAGTTAAACCAATAACTGAGGCAGCAAAGGCAACCAAAGTAGAAGAGATTCCTCAACGAATCACAAGGAACCGAGCACAAATGTTGGCTAATCAAAGCAAACAAAATAacactgccattttggagaaggatACTGCTCCAGCTCAATTAGGAAAAGCAAAAGGACGAATAGTAGAGGAGGACGATACACAAGCGCAGCATCCACGCAAGCGAAAAATCCCTCGTGCAAATCATCAACCAATCATTCTCAACCCATCAGCACAGCAGACCCGAGAAATGATCCAGCAAACATTGGCAGCTATTGTTGATGCAATTAAACTAGATACGATTGAACCATATCACAGTGACAGATCAAACCCCTATTTTGAGTACCTTCAAATTCGTAAAAAGATTGAAGAAAAACGTAAAATCCTGTGCTGTATTATCCCACAAGCACCTCAGTGCTATGCTGAATATGTCACTTATACTGGTTCCTATTTGCTGGATGGAAAGCCTCTCAGCAAACTCCATATTCCAGTG ATTGCGCCACCTCCATCTTTGTGTGAGCCGTTGAAAGAACTTTTCAGACAGCAGGAAGCAGTGCGCGGAAAACTGCGCCTTCAACATAGCATTGAGCGG atacccaagtatTGCCACCTGGGCCAGGCATTGgtggaagagcaagaagacagtgatgGCGAAGACACAGTCACTCAATTTAACAGTCgccgccaccagctcagatactga